TTGTAGAGGGAAAGGAGACAAGATCTTGCCATTACTGCAAGAAGTCCGGGTACTTAAAGAAAAACTGTTTTTCTTGGAAAAGGAAGCAACAAGGAGAAGAAAAGGAGACCAATATAGCTGAAGTGAATGAGCCAGTACAGACTGCAGAGGCTCTGAATGTTCTTGAGGGTGATATCAGCAATTTTTGGATCATGGATTGTGGCTGCAGCTTTCATATGTGTCCACACAGAGATTGGTTTCAAGATGTTCAAGCAACAACTGGTAATGTGTTGCTGGGTAACAATCAAATATGCAAAGTGAAGGGGATTGGGAGCATCAAGCTTTCTgacttttattgatgatttttctgGGAAGATTTGACTATATattatgagagagaaattagAAACATTCAGTAAGAGTGGTGTACTGAGGTGGAAGTTGAGAAAGGAACTTCTTTGAAGTGTTTGAGAACAGACAACGGGATGGAGTTTCTTCCTCAGGAGTTTGATGGTTTCTGTAAGCTTAAGGGTATAAAACGGCACAGAACGGTTGCTAATcatccacaacaaaatggagtGGCAGAGAGGGCAAATAGGACAATACTAGAAAGGGTCAGGTGCATGCTCTCAAGCTTAGGGTTAGAAATGAAGTTCTGGGGTGAGGCTGCTGCCACAACTGTTCACTTGTTGAACAAGTGTCCTTCATTAGCAATTAACATGGGTAAACCTGATTTCAGATGGTATGGGTCACATGGAGATTATTTGAGGCTGAAGCCTTTTGGCTGCAGAGCTTACTCATACATCAGAAGAGGAAAGCTCGAAGCAAGGGCAGTGAAATGCATTATGCTCGGTTACCAAAAGGGTGTTAAGGGCTATAGGCTATGGTCTCTGGAACTTGGGAATCATAAAGTTGTGATAAGCAGAGACATAACATTTAGAGAAGTTGAGATGCCTTGCCTGAAAGATAAATCTCAGAGTGAGGAAAGTGACTAGAACACTTCAGTCAAGGTGGAGCTATTGGAAGATCAACAACGAGAGAATTCTAAGGAAGATGGAGATGATCCTGAAATCATTGAAGTTGAAGATAAAATGAAGCTGAAAATAATCAGAATGACCTAAGGGACTATCAACTGGCTAGAGACAGAGTCAGGAGAACAAGTATCACTCCACCAGCCAGATACAGTAACTCAAGTTTGGTCTACTATGCACTATGTGTAGCAGAGGGAATTGATAGCTTAGAACCAGCAAATTTCAGAGAAGCCATGGAATCTAGAGAAAGGCAAAGATGGATGAAAGCTATGCAAGAGGAAATAGATTCCTTGATCAGAAACAAGACCTGGATATTGGTGACAAGAGAGAGTTTTCAGAAATTGGTTGGATGTAAATGgattttcaaaaagaaagTTGAAGCATCTGAAAATGATAGAATAAGGTTCAAAGCAAGGCCTGTAGCTAAAGGCTATACTCAGAAAGAGGGAATAGACTACAATGAAGTCTTTTCTCCGGTAGTAAAGCACAACTCAATCAGAATTTTGATGGCATTGGTAGCACACAATGACTGGGAGTTAGAGCAGATGGATGTGAAGACAGCTTTTCTGAATGGAGAACTGATTGAAAAGATATACATGGAGCAGCCTCCTAGTTTTATCAAGAAGGGAGATGAGAACAAGGTATGCCAACTAAAGAGAAGCTTATATGGCCTGAAGCAGAATAGCAGTGAAGAGACGATAAGTCAGCGAGATGTGTTTGAATTAAAATCTCCCGATgcagagaatccactagacaccgggtctaggaactcagagaatcctTGGGttacctgtcgttgggcacacaatcacttccttcgcctttcaaaaccctcaacccgctatGCTAAAAAGGTTAGTACAGGGAAacagggatcgaatccacagagacagATGCGTAAATAAACATGCTCAATGATCTggaagcttttttttttttgctgctgccacgcaatttctgggttgagatttaattCCCAGACTTGGGAAATGAAATCCTCtattctaacagctagatctaggcggAGACATGCATAATGACTAAAAGTATTTGAAACAACTACTGGACTGGGTAAACGACTTCCTAAGCTAGCCTAGACAGAGGAAAAATGaaacgtggggaccatttccttAAACGGCATAGTACGACTGAAAAAGGGCTGCAGATTAATCaactaaaggactaactaacagcgacatcatcttctctaactTTTATCACGAAATAACGgatgaaaaacagagcaagcaAGGATCGGAACaggacaaacaaaattaaactgGTAAACACAATTAACTACCGAAACTAAAACAGATCTACGATTACTAGACGAGGCAACGAGTAAACAATTCTCAAATTATCACGACCATGCAAACGCGAACAGATCTACACGTCGGATGCTTCacccactccggatccaagcaatCCACAACAATTAAACACCGTTTCCATCTTCGATCTTCTCAGATTTCACTAGATTCACCGATCAACTACAAATCTCCATGCaattcaaactccaaactcagaTCAACCAACAATATCCACCAAAACAAACAGATAACACGACAAGAACATAACTGAAACCAAAATAGCAATTTCCATAGCAAAATACGAAGTATCCAACGAGAGAATAACAAACACgaccgagcttcgaacagcgaAGACTCGGGAGATACGAAATGTAAACAGAAAGCAATAAAGGATTGTATCTTTGCCTCCAtagagacggtgttacacCATAACTGAACCAGAAACATGAACCCCCAAATGATCCCCCTTAGTGTGTGTGCagagaaaatggaaaagcTAAGCTAAGAGCCGATGTTGCGAAAAAGAGATATCTTCATGTTGAacgcgtgctcttatttatagtagtTAGAGCTTCTTGACTATTCTTGTGATTCCCATTTTGCCCTCAGTTTGGATGCTCCTTCGTCTAGCAACTATTCCATCTTCTGCTCACTTCTCCCGCCAACTTCTTCCTCCAGGTAATCTTGGTCTTTTCCCTCGGACTGGCGGTTTCTCTACACATCTGGCTTATAAAATCTTGTTAGACCCaggaaatcacagaatttatccccataaccaatgcatgaaattagccttatcaagtAGGCAGTGGAATCTGGAGTTTGATAAGCATATGATGAATATTGGTTTTGAAAGGTCAAGCTTTGATTCCTGTGTATACCTGAAGAAAAGGGCATGCTcctatatgttgatgatatgcttATAGCTGGACCAAGTATGAttgaaataaatgaagtaaaagGAGACCTCAGTTCCAGATTTGAAATGAAGGATCTAGGGGCAGCAAAAAGGATACTTGGTATGGACATTGTGAGGGACAGAAGGAAGAAGAATTTGTGGCTCACTCAACAAGAGTACATCAGAAAAGTGATAAAAAAGTTTCAGATGGCTGACTCAAGATCTGTTACAACTCCTATGGGGCAGCATTTCAAGCTAAGTGTGAAGCCTCAAGATGATAAGGAAAGTAAAGAGATGGCTGATATCCTTATGCAAATATAGTTGGGAGTGTGATGTACACAATGGTGTGTACAAGGCCTAACATTGCTCATGCCATCAGCACAGTGAGCAGGTATATGGCAGATACTGGTAAGACTCATTGGCAAGCTCTCAAGTGGATACTGAGGTATCTGAAGGGATCTCAAAGTTGTGGGATTTTGTACATGGGTGGATATGATAGTAGTAAAGAAGCTGCAATGGGGTATTGTGATGCAGATTTGGCTACAAACCTTGACAGCAGAAAGTCTCAAACGGGCTATGTGTTTACTCTATATGGATCAGCTGTATCTTGGAAGTCAGGTCTACAGTCAGTTGTAGCTTTGTCAACTACGGAGGCAGAGTACATGGCACTTACAGAAGCGGTGAAAGAAAGTTTTTGGTTGAAGGGAATTCTAAATGATTTTGGAGTCCAACAAAAGGCCATTACAATTCACTAGAATTGTAAGGCAAAGAGTGTAAAAAAGTGTGTTTTGAATGAAGAGGCTTagggggtatatatagggagtAGGTCGAATCCTATGGATGGAAGGAAAAAGTTGGCTAATTTAGGTAAAGTCTGGAGAAAATCTAGGTAAATTCGTGCACCGCCTTTTTGCAGCGGACCGTTGTACCTTGGCCAGTGGTCGTTGTACAGTTGTCTGAAGCCTCTGCGGATTTGGGTAGCGGTCGCTGCATATCCTGCAGCGGTCGATGTGGATTAGTCCAGTGGCTACGGGATTTCTCGAGGGGTCGCTGCACACGTCCTAGCGGTCGCTGGGCGTCTTCAGACTTTTCAGCACAACTTTTTCGGAGCGGACCGCTTCAGATGTAGTGGTCGCTGTGggccagcggtcgctgcgACACACGCAGCGGGCCGCTGGGCGTCTTGAACGCTCTAAACTCCATCTTCgactttttcctatctttttgACTCAGATATgcacaattctcacaaaacatgtcaaaataccaaaatggataaaatatgtgaaatatggACATGAATTGCAATTAAGACACTAAAAATAGGCCAAATAAGGTCcctaaaatagtgcaaaatccgagcgcaTCAGATGACACCATATATGTTCACAACGTGTTTTAGTGCACAATTGGAAAAGTAaatattcatttgttttatgtCAATCTAGGTATTATGACATGGTGTGTGAATATATATAGGGTGGTAAATAATGTTGGTGTCAGCGAATGCACCATTTTGCAAACGGATTCATTGTGTTGAACGAAGTGTTTCGTATGATAAGCTTGTGGCTTTAATTTGTGATAGAATTGGTATAAACATGTATGATCatacaattcaaattatatggaaactaggggtggcgaaacggGTTATCTGCGGGTACCCGTACTCGATTTTAGCCAAATTTATTGTCCCATTACCCGCCCCGTGACATACcgggattacccgatacccgtgtcgggtatcccgtacccgacattgcgggtacccgtacccgacacgaaatcctaataaaaaatttgaaacccATAATAACCGTCAATGTTccttaatttactttattaatatcgatGGTAAACGTTGAATAGATGAGAATAAAAGTGAGGGGACACTCTATAGCTAGTTCCGatgagttttcaattgtatgttcgttggaatataaacatattttaaaagaactCTTAGATTAAAGTACTCCCATTGTTCGGCCTTAATTGAGgcaattcattttcttcactcattttggaaatataataatataaatactcttctctacaatattatctctcttattttattttttctccattctaactatttatttttaatttttcaaaatgaatgcgtatgactattattatttaactatttactttttttctctactttaactgtTTGAAACttctattaatatggaacggagggagtgttaaaagatggaatatggctaatactaataataacgaGTATTATCGGGACTAACGGATATACCCGCGCGGGTAatgggtatacccgctacccgcaaaactctaaaacacacTACCCGATTCAGGCCCGTTTCCCGTTATCATCGGGTAGcgggtacccaatacccgGTGGGTAACGGGTCGAGATGGGAATTTCCCAttacccgctacccattttgccacTCCTAATAGAAACGTACTATATGTATGTATGCCAATGATGTTTGATAGCATGTGTACATTTCAAATTGAAGTGTTCATCGAGTGTTCTGTGATTACTTAGCCCGTTTATACAATGAAGTATTTCAAGAAAAAGTGGCAGATGTGAAGACTCTCGTGTTCACATGCAGCAGCGACAACAAGATACAATAACATTTTGTGACgataatttttctatattcagtatatattcttttatagtAAAACGCATCAATAATACAAAGGACAACGGATCAGAACATGTCATTTTTTGGGAAAAGTTTTTGTGTGATACTcttcatatatatagatatataagaaaaaaaaaacagaataatGACAAGAGATACGACAAAGTGGCAACATTAGTAGTCAAAAAAGCAAGTTATGCTAGTGAcatttaattagtagtaataattgtgTTGCAACTGACCAGTACTTACTGAAAATGAAACACCTATCCATAAAGCAAACGGATAAAACTAGGGATTAATTTACATGAGAGTTaataatatttacatattgAATGTCTTATATATATAACCCCAATTCTAATTGCTTAGCTAGCTAGCTACTAgtccaaattaaattagccCTAATTACATATAATAGAGATTATCCCACTCCATTCCATTGTTCTGATCTGAATTGTAAAACACATTCTCTAATCCTTCCATTCCAAATTCCCCAAGAAAAGGTGGTGCTTCCATTGAGAAGGATGAACATGGACTGTTGCTTGAAAACCCATCTGACAGCCTCTGTATTTCCTTCTCCGCTTCCTGGAGTTGTTCCTTCAGCTTCAGAAGCTGTACcacaaaattataacaattattttttaattgtgaaatGCACATTAGATATTGAAACGTAATATTGGGAGCTTGACTTAGTAGTAGATTCCATTTTAAATAAGAAGAATATAATCTGACAATTAGTTGAGGTGGGGGTGGATCCTGCACGTacacgtggcagggagaggcATGTGCAGCAACATCAAACCGAGCCACGGCTTAGCATTATCCACCTTAAATCACGTGGTACGGACATTTGCTAATAACCCTACAATTCTTTGGTATTTCAATGCTAATGTCCAGCTCATTTTATCcataattaaatgtctcatatttaataattacagatttaaaaaattcatttaattttatgtaataaagtgaatagaaaaattaataaaaatatataacctacttttatatattaattttataataaaatattaatgtattcagttagtggaatgcagagtttatttaattaaaagaaaaaaaaatggaacattTAATGACaggcggagggagtaaaaaataaaatgggaaaTGATTTTTCAAGGCTAGGGTGCATGCATCTTCACCCATGCACCCAACtcttcttactttttcttttatctcatCCCCCAAAATACACCTAGCCACACAAATATGGCATCTTTTTAATCACTTCCTCGTACACATACATGAGCTGTTAGGCAGAAATAActcagaaataaataaatgagtatTTTTCTTGATGATAAATGACACATAGTTTTAGTGATAAAGTAAGTGAATAATGAGTTTAAGTGGATGGATAAAATAGTGTAGTTAATTATTCAACATACGTATAAGAGtaaaattttacttaatttgtcAAAgtattaccaaaaaaatactaataattagaAAAGCTATAGTTAACATATTTACATTTTGACAACGAAGTTGAGCTCACCTCATTTGTTAAGATACTTCTTCTTTACTCTTGTTACATAATTTGAACAGAAAAAAGTATGTTACCAGTTGAGCTGTGCTTCGTTGTTAtcataataatagtaaaaaatataccTCGGTTTCAAGGCGGCATTTGTGAAGGACGGCGTTGTCGTGATCGGATTTAAGCTTGGAGTACTCCTCCTGGAGCTTGTTGCTCTTCCACCTGGCCCTCCTGTTCTGGAACCACACGGCCACCTGGCGCGGGTAAAGCCCGAGCTCGGCCGCCAGCCTCTCCTTCCTCTCCGACTCCA
The genomic region above belongs to Salvia hispanica cultivar TCC Black 2014 chromosome 3, UniMelb_Shisp_WGS_1.0, whole genome shotgun sequence and contains:
- the LOC125215897 gene encoding homeobox-leucine zipper protein ATHB-40, which translates into the protein MNTEVDEQMALISQYYPDAIYTQFVPEDGAASKPKARRRRRKNKGCEGGGGEGDGAMRKRKLSEEQVKMLEECFGSEQKLESERKERLAAELGLYPRQVAVWFQNRRARWKSNKLQEEYSKLKSDHDNAVLHKCRLETELLKLKEQLQEAEKEIQRLSDGFSSNSPCSSFSMEAPPFLGEFGMEGLENVFYNSDQNNGMEWDNLYYM